A genomic stretch from Aedes albopictus strain Foshan chromosome 2, AalbF5, whole genome shotgun sequence includes:
- the LOC109411673 gene encoding ral GTPase-activating protein subunit beta isoform X2 encodes MYSEWASLVPTITENITNAQSQSVLGKFGIAGGRDVAAVVVKQLAGNLGITNAAEPSTLVADQEVQWCMDVICHGLSLPLAEHDIIKDCVNIYCEWLTALLPNPKISVPKPICDDPNTYVRRIIKHLYNLFVPRPGEDWPFIYQEDLGTDTINRQAVFCHRVLRTLQDTAQNSQILTVETWEALLLFLLAINEILLAPPIVKDDVGDQLCERVLSVLFEVWLLACSRCFPSPSLWKTFQESCAAWRHRIALVEQWNRVNLVLTAKLLEFTYGPAFPEMKIMDEDSNLIPPGMTNDGIAQSWIRFLKILGAPTDLCCPQVISRTPQFIQAVLLNADGVEPHYHPCLLQLPQIFLKTMKGIAGLVDAFLGISQYRQTDASILENMNQLHFYSAGNATASSAGGNTTPNINFRHSGGEIKQSPSVRASGGLGGLGLGAALGVAGSASSGAQTSQTDGNLVSSSGVSVISNFISSHSHDGSHFGGGTSGGGGEGAPSSPTPPLQRRLAKSFSVAPSISAHAVISMAHSKGLTKSSFSGLTSSRSSANQASSIPQSTSLPSSNFSSMLSLCQENRYPLAANRPRCNSILHLFGEWLFDAAHIGGETWIQNMKKKAAEAKRRPSSMIMDNRKGSLSQPPSLSEMSDVPPGLTIDKYESGKAEAVGALCRIFCAKKTGEEILPVYLARFYMALQQGLKLNDSKECEETLASILYNSSDLFRIDLEGIQVLLPSFIAALELILPEKELRMKSNVIVNKTELRRAAINVLLSILALPLHFQTLSIRDITAGPADKMITFVQLKPRMINVLMNALQVENDPQNTHMLLGGLHLCVQDSGTFEEMELGPDVLHASQQSNDANLLSSACSEKSTYSINSANSSIGGNSTATLSNEPSSLPAFDDFSSDIFHDLELSSSAVYDSGHALFVRATYLVCHRLISSWKTDLNVSLAALELLSGLAAMHIKDSDALECKRAVKWICDYICYQCSRPPPAHSKDLHSTIVAAFQCTSSWLMHHPYLLQDKECLTTVLEVVELGISGSKSVGKPGEPVKHKDEKELKPASMRVRDAAENLLTLILEQIDYFPNECGKQSLSSLLDEVVLAKHSNTNGEDTSEINQEQAIRKFKYFVTENSTILALFEEPLGNDQDPQPTVTILIRGPFGRHAWTMQLRHLSRSKSGTKYHAPNPGRPVPMNDIMIRQEVEYKYFPDSVDRIPPCVVDYSIPTLDTTEQKIGNQSTKHLARLLEDQLVYEKLSWAQTECSVDGLGHAQEATAPNVCHEFQAARLFLAHFGFLSIGQNNAGQKMLTALDTTKTEFSHDLQMLDKMSPRTCDTIHVFYVKAGQSSEADIIGNMDQENLSSIDVHFWNVLYTLGWPVNVEEHAGWTGFINSSWKIPKENKHQRKSQTFNSSNIEDLQLNGEKKVLYWADVASEIAIVVPNRSNKSEVYLEDTTDGNPLTTYERSVSEIQASKAASSKSRQYSLDNEPPRLGSMSSKSADPIPPVRRRTGASKPTTLYTAPTAKILLVWLESYEDHLTFPIDDLLHYTRAGYTTAHGPIAPLNSNECHIIFLHALNSGLLRVKLHGPAGRMNFAIPLIDGMVVSKRVIGSLIRQTAYNMAKRRRLDNDSYQPPHVRRRIKVQEMMQKYKKDMTEPELLADLFKPSI; translated from the exons ATGTACTCGGAGTGGGCCTCGCTGGTGCCAACCATCACGGAAAACATCACCAACGCACAATCGCAGAGCGTTCTGGGAAAATTTGGTATCGCGGGTGGGCGTGATGTGGCAGCCGTGGTGGTGAAACAGTTAGCTGGCAATCTGGGCATTACGAATGCGGCCGAACCCAGTACGCTGGTGGCGGATCAGGAG GTCCAATGGTGCATGGACGTGATTTGTCACGGACTTTCCCTGCCGCTGGCGGAGCACGACATCATCAAGGATTGCGTCAATATTTACTGCGAGTGGTTGACGGCGCTGCTGCCCAATCCGAAAATCAGCGTTCCGAAACCGATCTGCGACGATCCGAACACTTACGTGCGGAGGATCATCAAGCACCTGTACAACCTGTTTGTTCCCAGGCCGGGAGAAG ACTGGCCTTTTATATATCAAGAGGATTTAG GAACCGACACCATAAACCGGCAGGCCGTTTTCTGTCACCGGGTGCTTAGGACTCTACAAGACACGGCCCAAAATTCGCAAATCCTGACGGTGGAAACGTGGGAGGCTTTGTTGCTGTTTCTGCTGGCCATCAACGAGATCCTTTTGGCGCCACCGATCGTCAAGGATGACGTGGGCGATCAGCTCTGCGAACGTGTCCTGTCCGTGTTGTTCGAGGTGTGGCTGCTGGCATGTAGCCGATGTTTTCCGTCGCCTTCCTTGTGGAAGACTTTCCAAGAATCTTGCGCCGCCTGGCGCCATCGGATAGCTCTCGTAGAGCAGTGGAATCGAGTTAACTTGGTTTTGACTGCGAAGCTGCTGGAGTTCACCTATGGACCAGCTTTTCCGGAAATGAAAATCA TGGACGAAGACAGCAATCTCATACCACCGGGAATGACCAACGACGGCATTGCCCAGTCGTGGATTCGGTTCCTGAAAATTCTGGGAGCACCGACGGATCTGTGCTGCCCGCAGGTTATCAGCCGAACGCCGCAGTTTATCCAAGCCGTTCTGCTGAACGCGGATGGAGTGGAACCCCATTACCACCCGTGCTTGTTGCAGTTGCCGCAGATTTTCCTGAAAACTATGAAAGGAATTGCTGGGCTGGTGGATGCTTTTCTAG GCATATCTCAATATAGACAAACCGATGCAAGCATCCTGGAAAACATGAATCAACTGCATTTCTACAGTGCTGGAAATGCGACAGCTAGCAGTGCTGGAGGGAACACAACACCCAACATCAATTTCCGACACTCCGGTGGTGAAATCAAGCAGAGTCCTTCGGTACGAGCCAGCGGCGGCCTTGGCGGGCTAGGTTTAGGCGCGGCCCTGGGAGTAGCGGGAAGTGCCTCCAGTGGTGCTCAAACCAGTCAAACTGATGGCAACCTCGTCAGCTCCTCTGGAGTTAGTGTGATCAGCAATTTCATCAGTAGTCATTCCCACGATGGATCGCACTTTGGCGGAGGGACATCCGGAGGTGGCGGAGAAGGAGCACCGAGTTCCCCGACACCGCCGCTGCAGAGGAGACTGGCCAAGAGTTTCAGCGTTGCTCCGTCGATTTCCGCCCACGCAGTTATTTCGATGGCCCACTCCAAGG GTCTGACCAAGAGTTCATTTAGTGGGTTGACAAGCAGCAGAAGTTCGGCAAACCAAGCCAGTTCGATACCCCAGTCGACATCGTTGCCTTCGTCCAATTTCTCAT CGATGCTGTCGCTTTGTCAGGAAAACCGCTATCCTTTGGCTGCTAATCGTCCACGTTGTAACAGTATTCTTCACCTCTTCGGTGAGTGGCTGTTCGACGCAGCTCATATCGGTGGCGAAACGTGGATCCAGAACATGAAAA AGAAAGCAGCCGAAGCAAAACGGCGACCCTCGTCAATGATCATGGACAACCGCAAGGGAAGCCTATCGCAGCCTCCGTCACTGTCGGAGATGAGCGACGTTCCACCGGGTCTTACCATCGATAAGTACGAATCCGGCAAGGCGGAAGCCGTCGGTGCACTGTGTCGCATCTTTTGCGCCAAGAAAACGGGCGAGGAAATCCTACCGGTGTATCTGGCCCGGTTCTATATGGCTCTGCAGCAGGGGCTCAAGTTGAACGACTCCAAAGAGTGCGAGGAAACGCTTGCCAGTATTCTGTACAACTCGTCCGATCTGTTCCGGATCGATTTGGAGGGTATTCAGGTGTTGCTTCCGTCGTTTATTGCCGCACTGGAATTGATCCTACCGGAGAAGGAATTGCGCATGAAGTCCAATGTCATAGTGAACAAAACGGAACTGAGAAGAGCCGCGATCAATGTGCTGTTGTCTATTTTGGCGCTACCATTGCACTTCCAAACGCTTTCGATTAGGGATATCACCGCAGGACCAGCCGATAA GATGATCACCTTTGTCCAGCTGAAGCCACGTATGATTAACGTTCTGATGAATGCGTTGCAAGTCGAGAACGATCCACAGAATACGCACATGCTGCTGGGCGGTCTCCATCTGTGCGTACAGGATTCCGGCACGTTTGAAGAAATGGAACTTGGGCCGGATGTGTTGCATGCTTCTCAGCAATCCAACGACGCTAATTTGCTGAGCTCAG CCTGCTCGGAGAAGAGTACGTACTCGATCAATAGCGCCAATTCCAGCATCGGAGGCAACAGCACCGCCACGCTTAGCAATGAGCCCTCTAGTTTGCCGGCTTTCGATGATTTCTCATCCGACATTTTTCATGATTTAGAGTTGAGTTCGTCCGCTGTTTATG ATAGCGGACATGCTCTCTTTGTACGAGCCACATACTTGGTATGCCACCGGTTAATTTCTTCGTGGAAAACTGACCTAAATGTTTCGTTGGCTGCACTGGAGTTGCTTTCCGGATTGGCCGCTATGCACATCAAAGATTCCG ATGCCCTGGAATGCAAACGTGCCGTCAAGTGGATATGCGACTACATCTGCTATCAGTGTTCGAGGCCGCCTCCGGCGCACAGCAAGGATCTCCACAGCACCATCGTGGCCGCTTTCCAGTGCACCTCGTCGTGGTTGATGCATCATCCGTATCTGCTTCAGGACAAGGAGTGCCTAACCACGGTTCTGGAGGTGGTTGAGCTGGGAATTTCCGGGTCCAAAAGCGTAGGAAAACCTGGCGAACCCGTCAAGCATAAGGATGAGAAGGAGCTCAAGCCAGCGTCCATGCGAGTACGGGATGCTGCGGAAAATCTGCTCACGTTGATTCTGGAGCAGATTGACTACTTTCCCAATGAGTGCGGAAAGCAGTCGCTGTCTTCGTTGTTGGATGAGGTAGTCCTCGCAAAGCATTCCAATACCAACGGCGAAGACACCTCGGAAATCAACCAAGAGCAAGCGATTCGAAAGTTTAAGTACTTTGTAACGGAGAACTCCACTATTTTGGCGCTCTTCGAAGAACCTTTGGGAAATGACCAAGATCCTCAGCCAACTGTCACTA TTCTGATTCGCGGACCTTTCGGACGGCATGCATGGACGATGCAGCTACGGCATCTGTCTCGCAGCAAATCCGGTACCAAATACCACGCTCCGAACCCCGGCCGTCCGGTTCCCATGAACGACATTATGATTCGGCAGGAAGTGGAGTACAAGTACTTCCCTGACTCAGTTGATCGCATTCCTCCGTGCGTAGTTGACTATTCAATCCCAACGCTGGATACAACGGAACAAAAGATCGGAAATCAGTCCACAAAACACCTAGCGCGATTGCTGGAAGATCAGCTGGTGTACGAGAAGCTCTCCTGGGCCCAAACTGAATGTTCAGTGGATGGTTTGGGACATGCTCAGGAAGCCACTGCTCCCAACGTGTGTCACGAATTCCAAGCAGCGCGTCTCTTTCTCGCTCACTTCGGGTTCTTGTCGATCGGACAAAACAACGCTGGTCAGAAGATGTTAACTGCTCTGGACACTACCAAGACGGAGTTCAGTCATGATTTGCAGATGCTGGACAAGATGAGCCCCCGAACCTGCGATACAATCCATGTGTTCTACGTGAAAGCCGGTCAATCTTCGGAAGCGGATATCATCGGCAACATGGACCAGGAAAATCTCTCTAGCATCGATGTGCATTTCTGGAACGTTCTTTACACCCTCGGTTGGCCAGTGAATGTAGAGGAACATGCCGGTTGGACAGGTTTcataaattccagctggaaaATTCCCAAGGAGAACAAACATCAACGCAAGTCACAAACTTTTAATTCTTCCAACATTGAAGATCTTCAGTTGAACGGAGAAAAGAAAGTTCTCTATTGGGCTGACGTTGCTTCCGAAATAGCCATCGTTGTTCCGAATCGCTCCAACAAGAGCGAAGTTTACTTGGAGGACACCACAGACGGCAATCCCTTGACCACCTACGAGCGAAGTGTAAGCGAAATCCAAGCTTCCAAAGCCGCCTCCAGCAAATCACGTCAATACTCTTTAGACAATGAACCGCCCAGGTTGGGATCGATGAGCAGCAAATCAGCTGATCCGATTCCCCCGGTTCGAAGACGAACGGGAGCTTCCAAACCCACAACGCTGTACACGGCACCCACAGCGAAAATTCTTCTCGTTTGGCTCGAAAGCTACGAGGACCATCTAACATTCCCGATCGATGATTTACTCCACTACACGCGTGCCGGCTACACCACAGCCCATGGCCCGATCGCTCCTCTGAATTCCAACGAATGTCACATCATTTTCCTGCATGCCCTCAACTCCGGACTGCTACGGGTCAAACTGCACGGTCCGGCCGGAAGGATGAACTTCGCCATTCCACTGATCGACGGGATGGTTGTTAGCAAGAGGGTGATCGGATCGTTGATCCGGCAGACGGCCTACAATATGGCCAAACGCCGGCGACTGGATAATGACTC TTACCAGCCACCGCACGTCAGGAGGCGCATCAAAGTTCAGGAAATGATGCAAAAATACAAAAAGGATATGACCGAGCCGGAACTGCTGGCGGATCTGTTCAAACCTTCCATCTGA
- the LOC109411673 gene encoding ral GTPase-activating protein subunit beta isoform X6: MYSEWASLVPTITENITNAQSQSVLGKFGIAGGRDVAAVVVKQLAGNLGITNAAEPSTLVADQEVQWCMDVICHGLSLPLAEHDIIKDCVNIYCEWLTALLPNPKISVPKPICDDPNTYVRRIIKHLYNLFVPRPGEGTDTINRQAVFCHRVLRTLQDTAQNSQILTVETWEALLLFLLAINEILLAPPIVKDDVGDQLCERVLSVLFEVWLLACSRCFPSPSLWKTFQESCAAWRHRIALVEQWNRVNLVLTAKLLEFTYGPAFPEMKIMDEDSNLIPPGMTNDGIAQSWIRFLKILGAPTDLCCPQVISRTPQFIQAVLLNADGVEPHYHPCLLQLPQIFLKTMKGIAGLVDAFLGLTKSSFSGLTSSRSSANQASSIPQSTSLPSSNFSSMLSLCQENRYPLAANRPRCNSILHLFGEWLFDAAHIGGETWIQNMKKKAAEAKRRPSSMIMDNRKGSLSQPPSLSEMSDVPPGLTIDKYESGKAEAVGALCRIFCAKKTGEEILPVYLARFYMALQQGLKLNDSKECEETLASILYNSSDLFRIDLEGIQVLLPSFIAALELILPEKELRMKSNVIVNKTELRRAAINVLLSILALPLHFQTLSIRDITAGPADKMITFVQLKPRMINVLMNALQVENDPQNTHMLLGGLHLCVQDSGTFEEMELGPDVLHASQQSNDANLLSSACSEKSTYSINSANSSIGGNSTATLSNEPSSLPAFDDFSSDIFHDLELSSSAVYDSGHALFVRATYLVCHRLISSWKTDLNVSLAALELLSGLAAMHIKDSDALECKRAVKWICDYICYQCSRPPPAHSKDLHSTIVAAFQCTSSWLMHHPYLLQDKECLTTVLEVVELGISGSKSVGKPGEPVKHKDEKELKPASMRVRDAAENLLTLILEQIDYFPNECGKQSLSSLLDEVVLAKHSNTNGEDTSEINQEQAIRKFKYFVTENSTILALFEEPLGNDQDPQPTVTILIRGPFGRHAWTMQLRHLSRSKSGTKYHAPNPGRPVPMNDIMIRQEVEYKYFPDSVDRIPPCVVDYSIPTLDTTEQKIGNQSTKHLARLLEDQLVYEKLSWAQTECSVDGLGHAQEATAPNVCHEFQAARLFLAHFGFLSIGQNNAGQKMLTALDTTKTEFSHDLQMLDKMSPRTCDTIHVFYVKAGQSSEADIIGNMDQENLSSIDVHFWNVLYTLGWPVNVEEHAGWTGFINSSWKIPKENKHQRKSQTFNSSNIEDLQLNGEKKVLYWADVASEIAIVVPNRSNKSEVYLEDTTDGNPLTTYERSVSEIQASKAASSKSRQYSLDNEPPRLGSMSSKSADPIPPVRRRTGASKPTTLYTAPTAKILLVWLESYEDHLTFPIDDLLHYTRAGYTTAHGPIAPLNSNECHIIFLHALNSGLLRVKLHGPAGRMNFAIPLIDGMVVSKRVIGSLIRQTAYNMAKRRRLDNDSYQPPHVRRRIKVQEMMQKYKKDMTEPELLADLFKPSI, from the exons ATGTACTCGGAGTGGGCCTCGCTGGTGCCAACCATCACGGAAAACATCACCAACGCACAATCGCAGAGCGTTCTGGGAAAATTTGGTATCGCGGGTGGGCGTGATGTGGCAGCCGTGGTGGTGAAACAGTTAGCTGGCAATCTGGGCATTACGAATGCGGCCGAACCCAGTACGCTGGTGGCGGATCAGGAG GTCCAATGGTGCATGGACGTGATTTGTCACGGACTTTCCCTGCCGCTGGCGGAGCACGACATCATCAAGGATTGCGTCAATATTTACTGCGAGTGGTTGACGGCGCTGCTGCCCAATCCGAAAATCAGCGTTCCGAAACCGATCTGCGACGATCCGAACACTTACGTGCGGAGGATCATCAAGCACCTGTACAACCTGTTTGTTCCCAGGCCGGGAGAAG GAACCGACACCATAAACCGGCAGGCCGTTTTCTGTCACCGGGTGCTTAGGACTCTACAAGACACGGCCCAAAATTCGCAAATCCTGACGGTGGAAACGTGGGAGGCTTTGTTGCTGTTTCTGCTGGCCATCAACGAGATCCTTTTGGCGCCACCGATCGTCAAGGATGACGTGGGCGATCAGCTCTGCGAACGTGTCCTGTCCGTGTTGTTCGAGGTGTGGCTGCTGGCATGTAGCCGATGTTTTCCGTCGCCTTCCTTGTGGAAGACTTTCCAAGAATCTTGCGCCGCCTGGCGCCATCGGATAGCTCTCGTAGAGCAGTGGAATCGAGTTAACTTGGTTTTGACTGCGAAGCTGCTGGAGTTCACCTATGGACCAGCTTTTCCGGAAATGAAAATCA TGGACGAAGACAGCAATCTCATACCACCGGGAATGACCAACGACGGCATTGCCCAGTCGTGGATTCGGTTCCTGAAAATTCTGGGAGCACCGACGGATCTGTGCTGCCCGCAGGTTATCAGCCGAACGCCGCAGTTTATCCAAGCCGTTCTGCTGAACGCGGATGGAGTGGAACCCCATTACCACCCGTGCTTGTTGCAGTTGCCGCAGATTTTCCTGAAAACTATGAAAGGAATTGCTGGGCTGGTGGATGCTTTTCTAG GTCTGACCAAGAGTTCATTTAGTGGGTTGACAAGCAGCAGAAGTTCGGCAAACCAAGCCAGTTCGATACCCCAGTCGACATCGTTGCCTTCGTCCAATTTCTCAT CGATGCTGTCGCTTTGTCAGGAAAACCGCTATCCTTTGGCTGCTAATCGTCCACGTTGTAACAGTATTCTTCACCTCTTCGGTGAGTGGCTGTTCGACGCAGCTCATATCGGTGGCGAAACGTGGATCCAGAACATGAAAA AGAAAGCAGCCGAAGCAAAACGGCGACCCTCGTCAATGATCATGGACAACCGCAAGGGAAGCCTATCGCAGCCTCCGTCACTGTCGGAGATGAGCGACGTTCCACCGGGTCTTACCATCGATAAGTACGAATCCGGCAAGGCGGAAGCCGTCGGTGCACTGTGTCGCATCTTTTGCGCCAAGAAAACGGGCGAGGAAATCCTACCGGTGTATCTGGCCCGGTTCTATATGGCTCTGCAGCAGGGGCTCAAGTTGAACGACTCCAAAGAGTGCGAGGAAACGCTTGCCAGTATTCTGTACAACTCGTCCGATCTGTTCCGGATCGATTTGGAGGGTATTCAGGTGTTGCTTCCGTCGTTTATTGCCGCACTGGAATTGATCCTACCGGAGAAGGAATTGCGCATGAAGTCCAATGTCATAGTGAACAAAACGGAACTGAGAAGAGCCGCGATCAATGTGCTGTTGTCTATTTTGGCGCTACCATTGCACTTCCAAACGCTTTCGATTAGGGATATCACCGCAGGACCAGCCGATAA GATGATCACCTTTGTCCAGCTGAAGCCACGTATGATTAACGTTCTGATGAATGCGTTGCAAGTCGAGAACGATCCACAGAATACGCACATGCTGCTGGGCGGTCTCCATCTGTGCGTACAGGATTCCGGCACGTTTGAAGAAATGGAACTTGGGCCGGATGTGTTGCATGCTTCTCAGCAATCCAACGACGCTAATTTGCTGAGCTCAG CCTGCTCGGAGAAGAGTACGTACTCGATCAATAGCGCCAATTCCAGCATCGGAGGCAACAGCACCGCCACGCTTAGCAATGAGCCCTCTAGTTTGCCGGCTTTCGATGATTTCTCATCCGACATTTTTCATGATTTAGAGTTGAGTTCGTCCGCTGTTTATG ATAGCGGACATGCTCTCTTTGTACGAGCCACATACTTGGTATGCCACCGGTTAATTTCTTCGTGGAAAACTGACCTAAATGTTTCGTTGGCTGCACTGGAGTTGCTTTCCGGATTGGCCGCTATGCACATCAAAGATTCCG ATGCCCTGGAATGCAAACGTGCCGTCAAGTGGATATGCGACTACATCTGCTATCAGTGTTCGAGGCCGCCTCCGGCGCACAGCAAGGATCTCCACAGCACCATCGTGGCCGCTTTCCAGTGCACCTCGTCGTGGTTGATGCATCATCCGTATCTGCTTCAGGACAAGGAGTGCCTAACCACGGTTCTGGAGGTGGTTGAGCTGGGAATTTCCGGGTCCAAAAGCGTAGGAAAACCTGGCGAACCCGTCAAGCATAAGGATGAGAAGGAGCTCAAGCCAGCGTCCATGCGAGTACGGGATGCTGCGGAAAATCTGCTCACGTTGATTCTGGAGCAGATTGACTACTTTCCCAATGAGTGCGGAAAGCAGTCGCTGTCTTCGTTGTTGGATGAGGTAGTCCTCGCAAAGCATTCCAATACCAACGGCGAAGACACCTCGGAAATCAACCAAGAGCAAGCGATTCGAAAGTTTAAGTACTTTGTAACGGAGAACTCCACTATTTTGGCGCTCTTCGAAGAACCTTTGGGAAATGACCAAGATCCTCAGCCAACTGTCACTA TTCTGATTCGCGGACCTTTCGGACGGCATGCATGGACGATGCAGCTACGGCATCTGTCTCGCAGCAAATCCGGTACCAAATACCACGCTCCGAACCCCGGCCGTCCGGTTCCCATGAACGACATTATGATTCGGCAGGAAGTGGAGTACAAGTACTTCCCTGACTCAGTTGATCGCATTCCTCCGTGCGTAGTTGACTATTCAATCCCAACGCTGGATACAACGGAACAAAAGATCGGAAATCAGTCCACAAAACACCTAGCGCGATTGCTGGAAGATCAGCTGGTGTACGAGAAGCTCTCCTGGGCCCAAACTGAATGTTCAGTGGATGGTTTGGGACATGCTCAGGAAGCCACTGCTCCCAACGTGTGTCACGAATTCCAAGCAGCGCGTCTCTTTCTCGCTCACTTCGGGTTCTTGTCGATCGGACAAAACAACGCTGGTCAGAAGATGTTAACTGCTCTGGACACTACCAAGACGGAGTTCAGTCATGATTTGCAGATGCTGGACAAGATGAGCCCCCGAACCTGCGATACAATCCATGTGTTCTACGTGAAAGCCGGTCAATCTTCGGAAGCGGATATCATCGGCAACATGGACCAGGAAAATCTCTCTAGCATCGATGTGCATTTCTGGAACGTTCTTTACACCCTCGGTTGGCCAGTGAATGTAGAGGAACATGCCGGTTGGACAGGTTTcataaattccagctggaaaATTCCCAAGGAGAACAAACATCAACGCAAGTCACAAACTTTTAATTCTTCCAACATTGAAGATCTTCAGTTGAACGGAGAAAAGAAAGTTCTCTATTGGGCTGACGTTGCTTCCGAAATAGCCATCGTTGTTCCGAATCGCTCCAACAAGAGCGAAGTTTACTTGGAGGACACCACAGACGGCAATCCCTTGACCACCTACGAGCGAAGTGTAAGCGAAATCCAAGCTTCCAAAGCCGCCTCCAGCAAATCACGTCAATACTCTTTAGACAATGAACCGCCCAGGTTGGGATCGATGAGCAGCAAATCAGCTGATCCGATTCCCCCGGTTCGAAGACGAACGGGAGCTTCCAAACCCACAACGCTGTACACGGCACCCACAGCGAAAATTCTTCTCGTTTGGCTCGAAAGCTACGAGGACCATCTAACATTCCCGATCGATGATTTACTCCACTACACGCGTGCCGGCTACACCACAGCCCATGGCCCGATCGCTCCTCTGAATTCCAACGAATGTCACATCATTTTCCTGCATGCCCTCAACTCCGGACTGCTACGGGTCAAACTGCACGGTCCGGCCGGAAGGATGAACTTCGCCATTCCACTGATCGACGGGATGGTTGTTAGCAAGAGGGTGATCGGATCGTTGATCCGGCAGACGGCCTACAATATGGCCAAACGCCGGCGACTGGATAATGACTC TTACCAGCCACCGCACGTCAGGAGGCGCATCAAAGTTCAGGAAATGATGCAAAAATACAAAAAGGATATGACCGAGCCGGAACTGCTGGCGGATCTGTTCAAACCTTCCATCTGA